The Candidatus Berkiella aquae sequence GACATATTGGGGGGGATCTTAAAAGAAAGCTGTCCCCATTGTTTATTGGCGGCGCCTATTGAACGACCGAAATAGAAAGCGAGTGGTTTACTGATTGAGGGTGTGATAAGTTCAATGGTTTCTTCCAAGCTATCATCTGTTTTCAATGTCATTTGGGAAAATGCTTGTTCAAGAGCCATGGCACACCTAAGTTAGCTAATACATTAAAAATAATGCTGCTATTATACCTATGACACTGCAAGATGCGAAGTTTAAATGAATTAAGTCAGCGGAAATAGTTTATCAGGGTTTAGAATCATTTTAGGGTCAAATTGGGCTTTAATTTTTTTCATTAAAGCAATACTTGCAGGTGAAAGCTCTTTATTCACATAATCACGCTTTTCAACGCCCACGCCATGCTCACCCGATAAGCTGCCTTGTAATGCAACCACTTTATCAAATAATAAATTAAGGCATGCTTTGGCTTTAGGACCTTGCACAGGATCATGTGGATCAACCAATAAATTGACATGCAAATTACCATTACCGGCATGACCGAAATTAACAATTGTGATATCAAAAGTAGCGGCAAGTTCCTCGGTGTAAGCAAGTAAAGTTGGGATTTGTGACACAGGAACTACCACATCTTCGTTGATTTTATGCGGGGATAAACTACGTAGTGCTTGCGAGAGCGATTTGCGAATAGCCCATAATTTTTCCGCTTCTTCGTTATTATGCGCAATGGCTAAATCAATGAGACCGGGATGGGCTGCCGCCTTTTTCATTAATTCGACATCGTGCGCCATGGCGCCACTTGAACCATCGACTTCAATCATTAGCATACTGCCAGCGGATTCAGGCAAATCCGCGTTGGCATGTTTGCGGATCATCTGAATGGCATTACCATCAATAAATTCACAGCCACAAGGCGTAATTGATTGCGACATGATTTGCGCAACGGCTTGTGCAGCACTGACATTATCGCGATAAAAAGCGCGAAGTGTCCGTTTGGCTTCAGGTAGAGGGGTTAATTTTAAAATGGCTTGAGAAATAATGGCCAGTGTTCCTTCTTGGCCGATTAAGAGCCGCGTAAAATCATAGCCTACAACGCCTTTGGTGGTATGAACACCACATTCAATCACCTCTCCTGTACCCGTAATCGCCGTTAATCCAAGCACATTATCACGAGTAGAGCCGTATTTAAGGCTACGTGGGCCGGAAGCATTACAAGCTAAATTACCCCCGATAGAGCAATAGGGTGAGCTGGTGGGATCAGGGGGCCAAAAAAAACCAATCTCTTTGGCTTTGGCTTGCACCGTGGCATTTAAAACACCCGGCTCAACTATCATGGAGCGGTTAGTGGCATCCGCTTGCAAAATCGTTTGCATGCGTTCTAAAGAGAGCACAACACCGCCTTTTAGTGGGATTGCCGCACCCGTGGTGCCACTGGCTCGACCCCTTGCGGTCAGCGGCACACCATGTTCATAGCAGAGTTTAACGATATTAATAATGTCTTCTTGGCTGTGCGCAAAAACAACCGCATTAGGAAGAGCATGCTTGCGGCTATTGTCATATCCATAAACCCAGCAGTCGCTGGGCTGCGTGTAAAATTGATTAGCAGCAAAAAGGGCATTTAATTGCTGTTGAAATTGCGCAGTCAGTTCCATCTAAGCCTTTTCATATTCAAATATTTTAACAACTTTTTTAACCCCTTTGACATGTCTTGCGATATCAACCGCAACAAATTCTTCTTCTTTTTTGATAAGCCCTAGTAAATAGACGATACCATCTTCAGTAACGACCTTAACGCGGGTTGGGTTAAAATCTTGCGTGACAGCCATTTCACCTTTGATCTTAGTCGTGATCCAGCTATCTTTGGAACGAGTTAATAAAGGTGTTGGCGAATTGAGCTGAATTTCGTTATGTAATTGTTTCACTTTAGCAACACGTTTCACTGCGTCTTCTATGTCACTACGCATTTTCCGGGTAGGCACTTGCCCAACCAATAACACGCGATTGTTATAGCTCACAGCAGCAACATGCACATTGGGATCTTCTTCCGTGACATCATGGATGGCGCGCGTGCATTTAAGTTGAATACTTTTATCTTCAACGATAGTACCTGGTGTGCGTCTATCTTGGGCCATCATGACGCTGGAAGCGGCGCCTCCTGCAACCACGGCTGCACAACCTTGAAGTAAACCCAACACGATTGGGATACAGAGTAGTTTTATTTTATGCATGATAAGGGTCCAAACTCTTGATCGATATAATCACAAAGACAATGAATCAATAGCAAATGTACTTCTTGGATCCTGGCTGTTGATTGGCCTGGTACTCTTAATTCGATATCGTCAGCTTTTAAAATACGAGCGACATCGCCTCCTTCTTTGCCAGTGAAAGCAATGACTTTCATGCCTTTACTATGCGCTGCGTAAATCGCATTGATAATATTGGCAGAACGACCACTGGTACTGATAGCTAATAAAATATCACCTTCTTGTCCCAGCCCTTTGATCTGTCTGGAAAAGATTTCATCATAGCTATAATCATTGGCAATAGAGGTGACAGTAGATGCATCAGTAGTGAGTGCAAACGCTGGCAGACTCATTCGTTCCTTTTCAAAGCGATTAAGTAATTCAGATGAAAAGTGTTGTGCGTCAGCAGCTGAGCCACCGTTGCCGCATGAAAGTATCTTACGGTTATTTTTCAGTGCTTCAACCATGCATTCTGCGGCTTGTAAAATAACCGGCGGCATGACATCTAAGGCTGCTAATTTTGTATCGATGCTATCGTGAAAAAGTTTTCGAATTCGTTCTTCTTTAATCATAATGAGTTTTATAGCTAATTAAGTAGCTTTCTGACAGTAATAGACAAAATCATTGTACTCCAAACGCATCCGGGATCCAGGTGATTTTGAGATTTGGTTGGTTACCTAGTATCGCAATCACATCAAAACGTGCCAGTAAATCATCTGTGAAGGGGTGAGTTTGTTGATAAAGTAAGGCTGTGCGAATGAGACGGCGTTGTTTGGCGGGGGTAATGGTTTCTTCAGGCGTACCAAACTCGTCTGTTTCACGAAAACGCACCTCAACAAAAACCAGGGTGTGTTGGTCTTGCATAATGAGATCGATTTCACCAAGCGGGGTGCGATATTGGCGTTTAATTAACCGCAAGCCTTGCCTCTGTAAGTAATCTTTGGCAAGCTCTTCGGCCTGATTGCCCGTTATTTGAGTAGCGCTAAAATTCATATGTCAGAGAATACCGTATCTGTTTTTGAAAAACATCCGAAAAAAACATTGATGATAGCTTTGTTTTTGCTATCAATGTTGCTATATGGCTTGAGTAGCTTAAAGCTTTTCAATAATCAATATACTGAGTTTGAAAGCAAAAATTTGAAAACTATTTTACATCAATATTTTGTTGGTAGAGTCGTTGAAAATAATGTAGGTCGTTTTATTAAACTGCGTGAACATTCGCCAGAGACGGCTCGTTATGAACGACCCAGTCGCAATT is a genomic window containing:
- a CDS encoding FAD-linked oxidase C-terminal domain-containing protein, with the translated sequence MELTAQFQQQLNALFAANQFYTQPSDCWVYGYDNSRKHALPNAVVFAHSQEDIINIVKLCYEHGVPLTARGRASGTTGAAIPLKGGVVLSLERMQTILQADATNRSMIVEPGVLNATVQAKAKEIGFFWPPDPTSSPYCSIGGNLACNASGPRSLKYGSTRDNVLGLTAITGTGEVIECGVHTTKGVVGYDFTRLLIGQEGTLAIISQAILKLTPLPEAKRTLRAFYRDNVSAAQAVAQIMSQSITPCGCEFIDGNAIQMIRKHANADLPESAGSMLMIEVDGSSGAMAHDVELMKKAAAHPGLIDLAIAHNNEEAEKLWAIRKSLSQALRSLSPHKINEDVVVPVSQIPTLLAYTEELAATFDITIVNFGHAGNGNLHVNLLVDPHDPVQGPKAKACLNLLFDKVVALQGSLSGEHGVGVEKRDYVNKELSPASIALMKKIKAQFDPKMILNPDKLFPLT
- a CDS encoding BON domain-containing protein, whose translation is MHKIKLLCIPIVLGLLQGCAAVVAGGAASSVMMAQDRRTPGTIVEDKSIQLKCTRAIHDVTEEDPNVHVAAVSYNNRVLLVGQVPTRKMRSDIEDAVKRVAKVKQLHNEIQLNSPTPLLTRSKDSWITTKIKGEMAVTQDFNPTRVKVVTEDGIVYLLGLIKKEEEFVAVDIARHVKGVKKVVKIFEYEKA
- a CDS encoding phosphoheptose isomerase encodes the protein MIKEERIRKLFHDSIDTKLAALDVMPPVILQAAECMVEALKNNRKILSCGNGGSAADAQHFSSELLNRFEKERMSLPAFALTTDASTVTSIANDYSYDEIFSRQIKGLGQEGDILLAISTSGRSANIINAIYAAHSKGMKVIAFTGKEGGDVARILKADDIELRVPGQSTARIQEVHLLLIHCLCDYIDQEFGPLSCIK
- a CDS encoding YraN family protein; the encoded protein is MNFSATQITGNQAEELAKDYLQRQGLRLIKRQYRTPLGEIDLIMQDQHTLVFVEVRFRETDEFGTPEETITPAKQRRLIRTALLYQQTHPFTDDLLARFDVIAILGNQPNLKITWIPDAFGVQ